GTCTTTTTGTGGTTTAGGTGTTTTTTGTTTACAGGTGAGTTCAACTTGGATTGAGTCACCAATTTTAACCGGTTCAACAAAACGTAAGTTGTCCATACCATAATTGGCAATCACAGGGCCTTGTGCTGCATCGACAAATAGACCTGCTGCGGCAGACACAATGAAATATCCATGTGCAACGCGTTCACCAAAGAAAGACTCGGCCGCTGCGATTTTGTCGGTATGTGCATAGAAGTAGTCACCGCTTAAACACGCGAAATTAACAATATCTGCTTCGGTGACTGTACGACGCGCTGTTAATAGGCGTTCACCAATCACTAACTCATCAAAAGACTTTTTAAATGGATGTACACGGTCCTCATTAACTTTTGAGCCAGCAGTCCATGAGTGAGTAATTTGCGTCAGGCTATTTGGAGAGCCTTGAATTGCAGTGCGCTGCATATAATGTTTAACCGCGCGAATACCACCTAACTCTTCACCGCCACCTGCACGGCCAGGGCCGCCGTGTACTAAATGTGGAAGTGGTGAACCATGTCCTGTACTTTCTTTTGCTGACTCTGCATCGAGTACATGCACACGACCATGCCAAGGCGCAATTTTTTGAATAATCTGCTCAATATTCTCATCGTTATTTTTAACGACAGAAGCCACTAGGCTACCTTCACCACGTGAAACAAGGTCAGCTAGTTCTTCAATGTTTTGATATGGCATGAGTGTACATACCGGACCGAAAGCTTCCGTGGTATGAACATTCGTCGCTTGTAAAGGCTGTTCGCACACCAATAAAGTTGGAGCGAAAAAAGCACCTTTTTCAGGATGGTCTGCATTAAATGTAAAACTATCGTTACCACCAAAAACAATTTTTGCGTCTTTGCTGAGTTCAGCAACTTTTTCTGCAACGTCATGTTTTTGTTTAATGCTCGCTAAAGCCCCCATGGTGGTTTCTTCTTTTTGAGGGTCGCCCACCACAACTTTAGCAAGTTTGGCAGTCAGCTTCTCTTGTACAGTCGCTAACAAATTTTCAGGAACAAATGCACGACGAATGGCAGTACATTTTTGGCCTGCTTTTGTGGTCATTTCACGGAAGACTTCACGCACAAATAAATCGACAGTTTCTTCATTTGCCTCAGGGCTTAAAATTGCACTGTTTACCGAGTCGGCTTCCATGCTAAATGGAATCGAATATTTATTGAGGTGAGGGTGGTTACGTAGTTTTTGGCCTGTGTAGGCAGAACCTGTAAAAGTCACGCAGTCTTGTGGACCTAACTGTTCTAACAGGTCATAAGTCTGACCGCAAATGAGTTGTAGTGAGCCTTTGGGTAAGACATGTGTTTCTTCAATGGCTTTTACAACTGCTTGAGTTAATTGAGCACCATCGGTTGCTGGTTTCACAATACATGGCACGCCTGCAAGTAGCGTCGGTGCAATCTTTTCAAGCATTCCCCAAATTGGAAAGTTAAAAGCATTAATGTGAACGGCAACACCTGCTTTAGGACTTAAAATGTGTTTAGCGCCGAAAGTCCCATTTTTAGATAATTGAATCCAGCTATCTTCAGTAATAATTTTTTCATCATTGAGTTCACGGCGAACCAGACTTGAATAAGCAAATAATGTCTGGATCCCGCCTTCAATATCAATCCACGCATCTTTACGAGTTGCGCCTGTCGCATAAGCAAGTTTGTAGAAGTCTTCCTTACGTTCAAGTAAATGTTGGGCAATTTGTTTTAACGCATTGGCACGTTGGTGAAACGTCCAGGTAGCCAGTTCTGAACCATTCTGTTTGGCATACTGAACAACACGTTTCATATCTATGCCATGACTACTTACGGCATAAATCGATTCACCTGTAATGGCATGATAAACGGTACGTAATTCTTCGTCAGACGAATGCCATGTTCCATAGACATAAGAAGCAAGATGAGGCAGTTGATGCTCAGACTGCTGAAAATCTGTGTCAGTTGAGGTTCCTTCTAGGTGTGCTTGTTCAAGCATGACCAAACTCCTTTTTTATTTGATACATCAATTATAAAAATTGCAAAAATATGATTCATAATTTCAGATTAATTTGTATAAAAGTCAACTTTATTTTGATTTTTAAAAGTAAAAAAGTTTTTTACATTTAACTTAATTTTATAAATTTCAATAGTTTGAATTGTTTTGCTGTTGTAGATTAAATTTGATACCAAAAAATTAGTTGACTTTGTTTTTTGTGTATCGAAAAATAGATTTAAGGGTGATACCTACAGGGAATGAAAGAATGGAAAACAATTACCAGAAATTTGAACAAAATATTGCCAATGAAATTACGATCGAGGCTAAGGATCAAATGCCTGATGCCTACCGCAAAACATTGATTCGTCAAATCGGGCAACATGGCCATTCTGAAATTGTAGGTATGTTGCCTGAAGGAAACTGGATTACTCGTGCACCAACTTTAAAACGTAAAGCGGTTTTGCTCGCGAAAGTACAAGATGAAGCGGGTCATGGTTTATATCTGTATAGCGCGGCAGAAACCTTAGGTGCTGACCGTGATGACATGATGGAAAAGTTGATTAATGGGAAAATGAAATACTCATCAATCTTTAACTATCCAACTTTGACTTGGGCAGATGTCGCTGCAATTGGTTGGCTTGTCGATGGGGCAGCCATTGTGAACCAAGTTGCGCTTTGCCGTACTTCATATGGGCCATATGCACGTGCGATGGTACGTATTTGTAAAGAAGAAAGTTTCCACCAACGTCAAGGTTTTGAAGCCATGATGGCTTTGGCAAACGGTACACCGGAACAAAAACAGATGGCACAAGATGCAGTGAACCGTTTCTGGTGGCCTGCACTGATGATGTTTGGTCCAAGTGATGAGCATTCTCCAAACAGTGCACAAAGCATGGCGTGGAAAATCAAACGCTTTAGTAACGATGAATTACGTCAAAAGTTTGTCGATAACACCGTACCACAAGTGTTGCAACTTGGCTTGGAAGTACCGGACCCAGATTTAAAGTTCAATGAAGAAACAGGCCACTATGAGTTTGGCGAGATTGACTGGCACGAATTTAATGAAGTGATTGCCGGACGTGGACCATGTAATCACGAGCGTATCGAAGCACGCCGTAAAGCATGGGAAAACGGCAAATGGGTTCGTGATGCAGCAGTAGTCTACGCGAAAAAACAGCAGCTTGAAGCGAACAAAGTGGCTTAACAAGATTTATGGAAAAATTTGAGGAAATCAAAATGGAAGATAAAAATAACTGGTCGCTCTACGAAGTATTTGTACGTAGTAAACAAGGCTTAAGCCACCGTCATGTAGGCAGCTTAAGAGCACCTGATGATGAAATTGCACTGCAACATGCTCGTGATGTTTACACGCGCCGTAATGAAGGAATTAGCATTTGGGTAGTTCGTTCAGAACTGATTAAGTCATCACAGCCAGATGAAAAAGCTGAATTTTTCGATCCTTCTTTAGACAAGGTTTATCGTCATCCGACTTTTTACCATATCCCAGATGGCATTGAGCACATGTA
The window above is part of the Acinetobacter baumannii genome. Proteins encoded here:
- the paaZ gene encoding phenylacetic acid degradation bifunctional protein PaaZ, with translation MLEQAHLEGTSTDTDFQQSEHQLPHLASYVYGTWHSSDEELRTVYHAITGESIYAVSSHGIDMKRVVQYAKQNGSELATWTFHQRANALKQIAQHLLERKEDFYKLAYATGATRKDAWIDIEGGIQTLFAYSSLVRRELNDEKIITEDSWIQLSKNGTFGAKHILSPKAGVAVHINAFNFPIWGMLEKIAPTLLAGVPCIVKPATDGAQLTQAVVKAIEETHVLPKGSLQLICGQTYDLLEQLGPQDCVTFTGSAYTGQKLRNHPHLNKYSIPFSMEADSVNSAILSPEANEETVDLFVREVFREMTTKAGQKCTAIRRAFVPENLLATVQEKLTAKLAKVVVGDPQKEETTMGALASIKQKHDVAEKVAELSKDAKIVFGGNDSFTFNADHPEKGAFFAPTLLVCEQPLQATNVHTTEAFGPVCTLMPYQNIEELADLVSRGEGSLVASVVKNNDENIEQIIQKIAPWHGRVHVLDAESAKESTGHGSPLPHLVHGGPGRAGGGEELGGIRAVKHYMQRTAIQGSPNSLTQITHSWTAGSKVNEDRVHPFKKSFDELVIGERLLTARRTVTEADIVNFACLSGDYFYAHTDKIAAAESFFGERVAHGYFIVSAAAGLFVDAAQGPVIANYGMDNLRFVEPVKIGDSIQVELTCKQKTPKPQKDPSQPAHGVVVWDIKVKNQRGELVATYDILTLVAREA
- the paaA gene encoding 1,2-phenylacetyl-CoA epoxidase subunit PaaA; this translates as MENNYQKFEQNIANEITIEAKDQMPDAYRKTLIRQIGQHGHSEIVGMLPEGNWITRAPTLKRKAVLLAKVQDEAGHGLYLYSAAETLGADRDDMMEKLINGKMKYSSIFNYPTLTWADVAAIGWLVDGAAIVNQVALCRTSYGPYARAMVRICKEESFHQRQGFEAMMALANGTPEQKQMAQDAVNRFWWPALMMFGPSDEHSPNSAQSMAWKIKRFSNDELRQKFVDNTVPQVLQLGLEVPDPDLKFNEETGHYEFGEIDWHEFNEVIAGRGPCNHERIEARRKAWENGKWVRDAAVVYAKKQQLEANKVA
- the paaB gene encoding 1,2-phenylacetyl-CoA epoxidase subunit PaaB, producing the protein MEDKNNWSLYEVFVRSKQGLSHRHVGSLRAPDDEIALQHARDVYTRRNEGISIWVVRSELIKSSQPDEKAEFFDPSLDKVYRHPTFYHIPDGIEHM